Proteins encoded by one window of Salicibibacter halophilus:
- the ehuD gene encoding ectoine/hydroxyectoine ABC transporter permease subunit EhuD: MTWDWEFAFEVFPEIISAIGVTIGATVAAYFISLTLGLVLTLLRRSSFKPLSLLVAGIIEFIRMTPPLVQLFFIYFAFDMSPFVTGAIVLGVHYATYVSEVYRSGIESVPASQWEASKALNFSTAQTWQKVVLPQAIPPVIPMLGNYLIVLFKETPLLSGIYVLEMLAVAQMIGSDTYRFLEPVTIVGFLFLVLSYPSALFIRYLEKRSGQLPGSSEKGVKT, encoded by the coding sequence ATGACATGGGATTGGGAATTTGCATTTGAAGTGTTCCCTGAGATTATAAGTGCGATTGGGGTAACGATCGGGGCGACAGTTGCTGCCTATTTTATTTCATTGACACTCGGTCTTGTGCTCACGTTGCTAAGAAGATCAAGTTTCAAGCCGTTGTCACTCCTTGTGGCAGGCATCATTGAATTCATTAGAATGACACCGCCCCTTGTACAGTTATTCTTCATTTATTTTGCTTTTGACATGAGTCCGTTTGTTACAGGTGCAATTGTGCTTGGCGTTCATTACGCTACGTATGTATCGGAAGTATATCGATCAGGGATTGAGTCCGTCCCCGCCAGTCAATGGGAGGCGAGCAAGGCCTTGAACTTTTCTACGGCGCAAACGTGGCAAAAAGTCGTCTTGCCGCAAGCAATACCGCCGGTCATTCCGATGTTGGGCAATTACTTGATTGTGCTATTTAAGGAAACGCCGTTGTTGTCCGGTATTTATGTGCTGGAAATGTTGGCCGTTGCTCAAATGATTGGATCGGATACGTATCGTTTCCTTGAACCGGTTACGATTGTCGGTTTTCTATTCCTTGTGCTCAGTTATCCGTCAGCACTATTCATACGATACCTGGAAAAACGATCCGGGCAGCTCCCCGGAAGTTCTGAAAAGGGTGTGAAAACATGA
- the ehuA gene encoding ectoine/hydroxyectoine ABC transporter ATP-binding protein EhuA, with translation MTEEVAEETKKVPEDDNESAIVRYKDVKKAFGDTVVLNELNLDVKQGEKVALIGPSGSGKTTIIRMLMTLEEPTEGTIEVDGEMLWHKEVNGKLVPADEKHLRKVRGNIGMVFQQYNLFPHMSIMRNCTEAPVHVLGISKDEAKKRAKEMLKKVGLGDKVDQYPSQLSGGQQQRVAIARSLVMQPKVMLFDEVTAALDPELVGEVLEVLKDIAAEGDTTMMIITHEMDFARDVADRVLFLDNGKIAEAGPPGDVLENPKSERLQSFLGRFNEGH, from the coding sequence ATGACAGAAGAAGTGGCAGAAGAAACAAAAAAGGTACCTGAAGACGATAATGAAAGTGCGATTGTCCGCTATAAAGATGTCAAAAAAGCGTTTGGAGATACCGTTGTATTGAACGAATTGAATCTCGATGTCAAACAAGGGGAAAAAGTTGCTTTGATCGGACCTTCGGGCTCAGGGAAAACCACGATTATCCGCATGCTGATGACTTTGGAAGAACCGACCGAAGGGACGATCGAAGTCGACGGGGAAATGCTTTGGCATAAAGAAGTGAATGGCAAGCTTGTGCCTGCTGATGAAAAACACTTGCGGAAAGTCAGAGGGAATATTGGCATGGTTTTTCAGCAATATAATCTCTTTCCGCATATGTCAATTATGCGCAATTGTACGGAAGCACCTGTCCATGTTCTGGGAATTAGCAAGGACGAAGCGAAAAAAAGAGCGAAAGAAATGTTGAAAAAAGTCGGGCTTGGCGATAAAGTCGATCAATACCCTTCTCAATTGTCGGGAGGCCAGCAGCAGCGGGTGGCAATCGCCCGTTCCCTCGTCATGCAACCTAAGGTAATGCTCTTCGATGAAGTTACAGCTGCTCTTGACCCCGAGCTTGTGGGAGAAGTCCTCGAGGTGCTTAAAGACATTGCTGCCGAAGGGGACACAACGATGATGATCATTACCCATGAAATGGATTTTGCCCGGGACGTTGCCGATCGTGTCCTTTTCCTGGATAACGGAAAAATAGCTGAAGCAGGTCCTCCCGGTGATGTGCTTGAAAATCCGAAAAGCGAGCGATTGCAATCATTTTTGGGAAGGTTTAACGAAGGCCATTAA
- the thiM gene encoding hydroxyethylthiazole kinase, which yields MKIRKASDCNHFWEGLTKAIKGESIQHSIAGSIFVGKGWLVLINQVRRKNPLIHCITNDVVTNFTANGLLAVGAAPVMTANHEEVAEVAKTADGLLLNTGTLTPYQYEGMRLAARSANENDTPIVLDPVAVGATTYRTRVVRELLKEIKVDVIRGNGGEIAALIGMHSDMHGVEGKSDQPPEILAEKAANVWRTMVCVTGEVDAVSDGENTYLIKNGHSWLSRVVGTGCLLGAIVSAYIAAKENNADILRSVPEALSHYGIAAEDAFARAKEDGIGTFQQRFLDALGFINNDHTYERANIEQV from the coding sequence TTGAAAATCCGAAAAGCGAGCGATTGCAATCATTTTTGGGAAGGTTTAACGAAGGCCATTAAAGGGGAATCGATTCAGCATAGTATTGCTGGATCGATTTTTGTAGGGAAAGGATGGTTGGTTTTGATTAACCAAGTAAGAAGAAAAAACCCCCTTATCCATTGCATCACCAATGACGTCGTGACTAACTTTACGGCAAACGGGTTGTTGGCGGTTGGGGCTGCCCCTGTTATGACCGCAAACCATGAAGAAGTAGCGGAGGTGGCGAAAACGGCTGATGGACTATTGCTAAATACGGGAACACTGACCCCGTATCAATATGAAGGCATGCGGCTCGCCGCTCGGTCAGCGAATGAGAACGATACCCCGATTGTTTTAGATCCTGTGGCGGTGGGAGCCACCACTTACCGCACTCGCGTTGTGAGGGAACTTTTGAAGGAAATAAAAGTCGATGTCATTCGCGGAAACGGTGGAGAAATTGCCGCTCTCATTGGTATGCACTCGGACATGCATGGCGTGGAAGGGAAGAGTGACCAGCCTCCTGAAATCTTGGCAGAAAAGGCGGCAAATGTGTGGAGAACAATGGTTTGTGTAACCGGTGAAGTAGACGCGGTGAGTGACGGGGAGAACACCTATCTCATTAAAAACGGGCACTCATGGCTTTCGCGCGTTGTTGGCACGGGATGTTTGCTGGGTGCCATTGTATCGGCCTATATCGCCGCAAAGGAGAATAACGCGGATATTTTACGATCGGTTCCAGAAGCGCTTTCCCACTATGGAATTGCTGCGGAAGATGCGTTCGCCCGTGCGAAGGAAGATGGGATTGGGACCTTCCAACAACGTTTTCTGGATGCACTAGGGTTCATCAATAATGATCATACCTACGAAAGAGCCAACATAGAGCAAGTGTAG
- a CDS encoding helix-turn-helix domain-containing protein has translation MQYDTIGFNVRYYREMKGLTQKQLAEDICTQAQISKIEKGDIIPLSSTLYEIAKKMDLDVNYFFQMGEHERVDYIEELKNEIRQKIRDYDYEEVMETLQSHENEKFFNNIYLQQFRLWHLGICIYHLHGDFERAIKNMEESLALTYRGSTMYTEREIEIMNSMAIIQDLHGYRKEAHETFIQALNASVYVPNLNPNIKVRIWYNLSNILTHQKYYKESLQAAERGIQICVREEKNVLIG, from the coding sequence ATGCAATACGATACAATAGGTTTTAATGTTCGCTATTATCGGGAGATGAAAGGGTTAACACAGAAACAACTTGCGGAAGATATCTGCACACAGGCTCAAATCAGCAAAATCGAAAAAGGTGACATCATCCCATTATCCTCTACTTTATATGAAATTGCGAAAAAAATGGATCTCGACGTCAATTATTTTTTCCAAATGGGGGAACACGAGCGCGTCGACTACATAGAAGAGCTAAAAAATGAGATCCGGCAGAAAATACGTGACTATGATTATGAAGAAGTTATGGAAACATTGCAAAGCCATGAGAACGAGAAATTTTTTAACAACATTTATTTACAACAGTTTCGATTATGGCATTTGGGCATTTGCATATACCATTTACATGGAGATTTTGAAAGAGCAATCAAAAATATGGAGGAAAGTTTAGCGCTTACTTATAGAGGAAGCACAATGTATACGGAGCGGGAAATTGAAATCATGAATAGTATGGCGATCATCCAAGATTTACATGGATATCGGAAAGAAGCACATGAAACATTTATACAAGCCTTAAATGCAAGTGTTTACGTTCCGAATTTGAATCCGAATATTAAGGTGAGAATATGGTATAACCTCTCTAATATTCTTACACATCAAAAGTATTATAAGGAATCTTTACAGGCAGCTGAACGAGGGATACAAATTTGTGTACGAGAAGAAAAAAATGTACTTATTGGGTGA
- a CDS encoding peptidoglycan-binding protein has protein sequence MLKMQTPKWVKKYGLSTLAAGFAFLALPVAADASDFGDELLTEGIENTHVEKLEDLLIEEDQLDEKSANGVYNNETTEAVKSFQEENDLLADGLAGPQTLGALQVLEEGDENALVEDLQETLEDAGHYSGEADGYFDAETHNAVENFQEAADIAVDGLAGPETYGALYYETTVTEKEAKAEEATEEEVTQGESNEESSQEETVEETPETESTENEATSAETMEEASSNDSESSSESPEGTTYQMEATAYTAECAGCSGITATGKDLRNDRNANVVAVDPDVIPLGSTVHVEGYGEAVAADTGGAINGEAIDLHVPTKEEARTFGRQNLEVTVLD, from the coding sequence ATGTTGAAAATGCAAACCCCTAAATGGGTAAAAAAATACGGTTTGTCTACACTGGCTGCTGGCTTTGCTTTCCTTGCTTTACCGGTTGCCGCTGATGCCAGCGACTTTGGAGACGAATTGTTAACGGAAGGCATAGAGAACACCCACGTTGAAAAGCTTGAAGACTTACTTATAGAGGAAGACCAATTAGATGAAAAATCAGCGAACGGCGTTTACAATAACGAAACGACCGAGGCGGTCAAATCTTTTCAAGAGGAAAATGACTTGCTTGCCGACGGCCTAGCCGGGCCTCAAACACTAGGCGCATTGCAAGTGCTTGAAGAAGGCGATGAAAACGCACTCGTGGAGGATCTCCAAGAAACATTGGAAGATGCCGGTCACTATAGCGGCGAAGCAGACGGTTATTTTGATGCTGAAACGCACAATGCTGTTGAAAACTTCCAAGAGGCTGCTGATATTGCTGTAGACGGCCTCGCAGGCCCCGAAACATACGGCGCCCTCTATTATGAAACCACTGTTACAGAAAAGGAGGCTAAGGCTGAGGAAGCTACTGAAGAAGAAGTAACACAAGGAGAAAGCAACGAAGAATCATCTCAAGAAGAAACAGTAGAGGAAACTCCAGAGACCGAAAGCACGGAAAATGAAGCAACAAGCGCTGAAACAATGGAAGAAGCTTCTTCAAACGACAGCGAGTCTTCTTCCGAAAGCCCTGAAGGCACAACGTATCAAATGGAAGCAACAGCGTACACGGCAGAATGTGCCGGTTGTTCCGGCATCACTGCAACCGGGAAGGATCTTCGTAACGACCGGAACGCAAATGTTGTAGCTGTTGATCCCGATGTTATCCCTCTCGGCTCTACCGTACACGTAGAAGGATATGGAGAAGCTGTTGCCGCGGATACTGGGGGTGCCATCAATGGAGAAGCAATTGATCTCCATGTTCCTACCAAAGAGGAAGCTAGGACCTTCGGGCGACAAAACCTGGAAGTGACGGTTCTGGATTAA
- the ytvI gene encoding sporulation integral membrane protein YtvI encodes MTKKQAWTIGRAVITIGSIIILFLLAAYLFTLTYPFIIAALIAWMLSPLLKYLKIKLKFPSSLASFVSLLVGISLLGGIITGITFLLIYSFRQFAEQLPAWIEQGAEQLQKLFNETILPVWTEMSGFFDNLDATQQETMQQGITQLGNQLGNILGNVGQAIVDGLGNVFTAIPTFLLVIIFVLLAVYFIGKDAGTIKLGVQRRIPAFVQAKFVLFMQQMRVRVFGFLRAQVILMFITSIIVLIGLLILGTENPLTLAIIIGVAEILPYLGTGTILIPWAVYSFITGEIFMGIALSILYIVVVIVRQSIEPKVLSVSMNLNALSVLFSLFIGLQLFGIVGLFIGPALLVVITILNDIGVIADIEDFIYNGFKEE; translated from the coding sequence ATGACAAAAAAACAGGCTTGGACCATTGGGCGAGCGGTTATCACGATCGGCAGCATCATTATCCTCTTTTTGCTCGCGGCTTATTTATTTACCCTTACGTACCCATTTATTATCGCCGCGCTCATCGCCTGGATGCTCTCGCCGCTACTTAAATATTTAAAAATAAAGCTTAAATTTCCCTCCAGTCTGGCATCCTTCGTATCGTTGCTTGTCGGCATATCGCTATTGGGGGGCATCATCACCGGGATTACGTTTCTGCTCATTTATAGTTTTCGCCAATTTGCCGAACAATTGCCGGCCTGGATTGAACAAGGTGCTGAACAATTACAGAAACTGTTTAATGAAACCATTCTGCCCGTTTGGACCGAAATGAGCGGTTTTTTCGATAATTTAGACGCGACTCAACAAGAAACGATGCAGCAAGGAATAACCCAGCTCGGCAATCAACTCGGCAACATATTGGGTAACGTCGGCCAAGCGATTGTCGATGGCCTGGGCAATGTTTTCACAGCGATCCCTACGTTTTTGCTTGTAATCATTTTTGTCCTGCTGGCGGTCTACTTTATAGGCAAAGATGCCGGAACGATTAAACTGGGAGTGCAACGCAGAATTCCGGCATTCGTTCAAGCAAAGTTCGTGTTGTTTATGCAGCAAATGCGCGTGCGAGTGTTTGGTTTTTTACGGGCACAAGTGATTTTAATGTTTATCACATCCATTATTGTCCTGATTGGCTTACTTATATTGGGAACGGAAAACCCGCTCACGCTTGCCATTATTATCGGGGTTGCCGAAATTCTTCCTTACTTGGGAACCGGGACAATTTTAATTCCGTGGGCAGTTTACAGTTTTATTACAGGGGAAATTTTTATGGGCATTGCTTTGTCGATTCTCTATATTGTCGTTGTCATAGTCCGACAAAGCATAGAACCAAAAGTGCTGTCCGTCAGCATGAATTTAAACGCGCTCAGTGTTTTGTTTTCCCTATTTATCGGATTGCAACTTTTCGGCATCGTTGGCCTTTTTATCGGTCCCGCGCTGCTTGTTGTAATCACGATTCTTAATGATATTGGAGTAATCGCGGACATCGAAGATTTCATTTACAACGGATTTAAAGAGGAATGA
- a CDS encoding agmatinase family protein: MRDYVYGNTPCFLESTWAVDKKDRGADVIVYGVPWEGGVTWGDYTGVELGPKSMRLASARYSGYLPELDHINIFDHFHLADMGDVDVVPAEIDKTMQRITTFSGKIWERGKFPVALGGDHSITYPILQAWSDNNPDKKIGIIHMDAHYDNMPHFNGDKYARNTPFARLYELDGVRNESLLHVGIHGPRNKPESGRYARDAGAKTLTINDIRAGTELRALANDIYAQASEGTDAVYLSICSDVLDHAFNPGGPVDANGLTSYELLTMIHEFGKLGLCGMDFVEVYPQQDATDFSSHLASTVILYVLAGHALRQA; encoded by the coding sequence ATGCGAGACTATGTTTACGGTAATACACCTTGTTTTCTTGAATCCACATGGGCCGTTGATAAAAAAGACCGCGGGGCCGATGTCATTGTTTATGGCGTCCCGTGGGAAGGAGGAGTCACGTGGGGAGATTACACGGGCGTGGAACTTGGCCCAAAATCAATGCGACTCGCCTCCGCGCGTTACAGCGGCTACCTCCCTGAACTCGATCATATCAATATTTTTGATCATTTTCACTTGGCCGATATGGGCGATGTGGACGTCGTGCCGGCCGAAATTGATAAGACGATGCAGCGGATTACCACTTTTTCCGGAAAGATTTGGGAAAGAGGAAAATTTCCCGTCGCCCTCGGCGGCGATCACAGCATCACATATCCAATCCTTCAAGCATGGAGTGATAATAACCCGGATAAAAAAATAGGCATTATTCATATGGATGCGCACTACGACAACATGCCCCATTTTAACGGCGATAAATATGCCCGAAATACGCCATTTGCCCGCCTGTATGAATTGGATGGCGTTCGCAATGAAAGCCTTCTGCACGTTGGGATCCATGGTCCAAGGAACAAACCCGAAAGTGGACGCTACGCTCGTGATGCCGGTGCAAAAACCTTAACGATTAATGATATCCGGGCAGGCACTGAATTACGTGCCCTCGCCAATGACATTTATGCCCAGGCAAGCGAGGGAACGGATGCCGTTTATTTATCGATATGCAGCGATGTTCTCGATCACGCGTTTAACCCGGGAGGCCCGGTAGATGCAAACGGTTTAACTTCCTACGAATTATTAACAATGATCCATGAATTCGGGAAATTAGGGTTATGCGGCATGGATTTTGTGGAAGTATATCCACAGCAAGATGCGACCGATTTCTCCTCCCACCTGGCTTCAACCGTTATTCTTTACGTCCTCGCGGGCCATGCACTTAGACAAGCATAA
- a CDS encoding lipoate--protein ligase, which yields MIFIDNENVTDPSINLAIEEYILTNFREADMYLLFYVNEPSIIIGKNQNTIEEINKDYVEENNLHVVRRLSGGGAVYHDLGNLNFSFIREDDGNSFHDFQSFTAPVVTALQQMGVPAEQSGRNDLQADGYKISGNAQFASRGRMYSHGTLMLDSELENVVSALNVSDEKIRSKGIKSIRSRVANINDFLENKITMENFKETLLHHLFEGDNNFERYTLTEDDWQKIMEISEQRYRNWDWNYGKSPKYDVKKSKKFDAGLVDFRFKVQKGMIADTTIYGDFFGTGDVRDIETRLNGTKYEPNDIAESLEDVDTQTYFGPIAKKDILDLLY from the coding sequence ATGATCTTTATTGATAACGAAAATGTCACAGATCCGAGCATAAATCTTGCCATCGAGGAATATATTCTCACAAATTTTAGGGAAGCCGATATGTATCTGCTTTTTTATGTGAATGAGCCTTCCATTATTATCGGTAAAAACCAAAACACCATCGAAGAAATCAATAAGGACTACGTGGAAGAAAACAATTTGCATGTCGTTCGCCGACTTTCGGGCGGCGGTGCTGTCTATCATGATCTTGGCAACTTAAATTTTAGTTTCATCAGGGAAGATGACGGGAACAGCTTCCATGACTTTCAATCATTTACGGCGCCTGTCGTTACCGCGTTGCAACAAATGGGCGTCCCGGCTGAGCAAAGCGGCAGAAACGATCTGCAAGCGGACGGATATAAAATTTCCGGCAATGCCCAATTTGCTTCTCGAGGACGTATGTATAGCCACGGCACCTTGATGTTAGATTCAGAATTGGAGAATGTTGTCTCGGCGTTAAACGTAAGCGATGAAAAGATTCGCTCAAAAGGGATTAAATCCATTCGCAGCCGAGTGGCAAACATTAACGATTTTCTCGAAAATAAGATAACGATGGAGAATTTTAAAGAAACACTCTTGCATCATCTCTTTGAAGGGGACAATAATTTTGAGCGTTACACTTTGACCGAAGACGACTGGCAAAAAATTATGGAGATCTCGGAACAACGTTATCGGAACTGGGATTGGAACTACGGAAAATCGCCTAAATACGACGTGAAAAAATCGAAAAAATTTGATGCCGGCTTGGTAGACTTTCGTTTCAAGGTGCAAAAAGGAATGATTGCCGATACTACCATTTATGGGGATTTCTTTGGGACAGGCGATGTCAGAGACATCGAAACCCGTTTGAACGGAACAAAATATGAACCGAACGACATCGCCGAATCGTTGGAAGATGTAGATACTCAAACGTATTTTGGCCCAATAGCAAAAAAAGATATCCTTGATTTATTATACTAA
- a CDS encoding DNA primase — translation MNKKLLYGVLSGVLTVGMLAACNGGGQQDDGGNGGNGGGGEENGGEMEDGGQDNGNGDMEDDMDMEMEDDMEEGA, via the coding sequence ATGAATAAGAAATTATTGTATGGCGTATTATCCGGAGTCTTGACCGTTGGAATGTTGGCTGCCTGCAATGGCGGAGGACAACAAGATGACGGTGGAAACGGCGGCAATGGCGGTGGCGGTGAAGAAAATGGCGGAGAAATGGAAGATGGCGGCCAAGACAACGGCAATGGAGACATGGAAGATGATATGGACATGGAGATGGAAGATGACATGGAAGAAGGTGCCTAA
- a CDS encoding ribonuclease H1 domain-containing protein: MAQKKYYVVWKGRNPGIYQSWPECQKQVNGYKGARFKSFSSKEEAERAYYTQTKTPGTPSKTKRETYIKESISVDAGTHGNPGAVEYRGVYTKDGSILFERKPFSKGTNNMGEFLAIVHALSWQEKQGMKFPVYSDSQTAITWVKKKKANPTLPKDKTTEEIWNAIDWAEKWLQTNAISVSLLKWDTKAWGEIKADYERK, translated from the coding sequence ATGGCACAAAAGAAATATTATGTCGTTTGGAAAGGTCGAAACCCTGGGATTTATCAGTCATGGCCCGAATGTCAAAAGCAAGTGAACGGTTATAAAGGCGCACGTTTTAAATCTTTTTCAAGCAAGGAAGAAGCAGAGCGAGCGTATTATACACAAACAAAAACCCCGGGCACTCCCTCGAAAACAAAACGGGAGACGTACATAAAAGAAAGTATTTCCGTGGATGCCGGTACGCATGGGAACCCGGGAGCGGTAGAATATCGCGGGGTGTATACAAAAGATGGAAGCATATTATTTGAACGAAAGCCTTTTTCTAAAGGCACAAATAACATGGGGGAATTTCTTGCAATCGTACATGCATTGTCATGGCAAGAAAAACAGGGAATGAAATTTCCGGTTTATTCCGATTCTCAGACAGCCATCACATGGGTGAAAAAAAAGAAAGCAAACCCGACGCTCCCAAAAGATAAAACCACCGAGGAAATATGGAACGCCATCGATTGGGCGGAAAAATGGCTGCAAACCAACGCTATTTCCGTATCGCTGTTAAAATGGGATACGAAGGCTTGGGGAGAGATCAAAGCAGATTACGAAAGAAAATAA
- a CDS encoding type 1 glutamine amidotransferase domain-containing protein, translated as MRIAVVLTDMFEDVEYTQPAEEFKQAGHELSVIEKETSKSVTGKQNEESVPVDAAIDDVKPEDFDALFIPGGFSPDMLRADERFVTFAKHFMDENKPLFAICHGPQLLITAKALEGRHVTGFKSIQTDLEYAKANVHDQEVVVCHNLVTSREPDDITAFIKESLHQLEM; from the coding sequence ATGAGAATTGCAGTTGTCTTGACAGATATGTTTGAGGACGTTGAATATACGCAACCCGCGGAAGAGTTCAAACAAGCGGGTCATGAATTATCAGTCATAGAAAAAGAAACCAGCAAGAGTGTAACCGGAAAACAAAACGAAGAAAGCGTTCCTGTGGACGCGGCCATTGATGATGTGAAGCCCGAAGATTTTGACGCGCTTTTCATCCCGGGCGGGTTTTCCCCGGACATGTTGCGCGCCGATGAACGCTTCGTAACGTTTGCAAAGCATTTTATGGATGAAAATAAGCCGTTGTTCGCGATTTGTCACGGACCGCAGTTGCTAATTACGGCGAAAGCTTTGGAAGGTCGTCATGTAACAGGATTTAAATCCATTCAAACGGATCTTGAGTATGCGAAAGCAAATGTGCATGATCAAGAGGTCGTTGTTTGCCATAACCTGGTCACCAGTCGTGAACCGGATGACATTACGGCATTTATAAAAGAATCGCTTCATCAACTTGAAATGTAA
- the msrA gene encoding peptide-methionine (S)-S-oxide reductase MsrA has protein sequence MSESQKLATFAGGCFWCMVGPFQAEDGVLQVKSGYTGGHTENPTYEEVCTNQTGHVEAIQLTYQPNDVSYQRLLKIFWQNIDPTDGGGQFNDRGESYETAIFYHDEEQKQLAEESRQELEKNGPFNAPIVTPVRPAATFYDAEAYHQDYHLKNPFHYQLYNKGSGRESFIKTYWGDD, from the coding sequence ATGAGTGAGTCACAAAAGTTGGCGACCTTTGCCGGGGGATGTTTCTGGTGCATGGTCGGTCCTTTTCAGGCAGAAGACGGCGTGCTTCAGGTAAAATCGGGATACACCGGAGGTCATACCGAAAATCCCACCTATGAAGAAGTCTGTACGAACCAAACCGGCCATGTGGAGGCCATTCAGTTAACGTACCAACCAAACGATGTAAGCTATCAACGATTGTTGAAGATTTTTTGGCAAAACATCGATCCTACGGATGGCGGCGGGCAATTTAACGATCGCGGAGAGTCGTATGAAACAGCTATCTTTTACCATGATGAGGAACAAAAGCAGTTAGCGGAGGAGTCACGCCAAGAGCTTGAAAAGAACGGTCCTTTTAACGCCCCGATTGTAACCCCGGTCCGGCCGGCTGCTACTTTTTACGATGCGGAAGCTTACCACCAGGATTACCATTTAAAAAACCCGTTTCACTATCAGCTCTACAACAAAGGTTCCGGAAGGGAATCGTTCATAAAAACGTATTGGGGAGATGATTAA
- the msrB gene encoding peptide-methionine (R)-S-oxide reductase MsrB, with the protein MSEKQVNDKKDLKERLTPLQYEVTQNDATERPFENEYWDHFEEGLYVDIVSGEPLFTSKEKFESSCGWPSFTNPMDEKEVEEKLDTSMGMRRTEVRSKDADSHLGHVFPDGPGENGLRYCINSAALKFIPVHDLEKEGYEGYKKHFK; encoded by the coding sequence ATGAGTGAAAAACAAGTGAACGATAAAAAAGATTTGAAAGAACGATTGACGCCTCTGCAATATGAGGTGACGCAAAATGATGCCACGGAACGCCCGTTTGAAAATGAATATTGGGACCATTTCGAGGAAGGCCTATATGTGGATATCGTGTCCGGCGAGCCTTTGTTTACATCCAAAGAAAAGTTTGAGTCGAGTTGCGGGTGGCCTAGTTTCACGAACCCAATGGATGAAAAAGAGGTAGAAGAAAAATTGGATACGAGCATGGGTATGCGAAGAACTGAAGTGCGCAGCAAAGATGCCGACTCTCATTTGGGTCATGTCTTCCCTGATGGTCCCGGTGAAAACGGCCTTCGCTATTGCATTAATTCGGCAGCATTGAAGTTTATTCCGGTGCATGATTTGGAAAAAGAAGGATATGAGGGATATAAAAAGCATTTTAAATAA
- a CDS encoding alpha/beta fold hydrolase, which translates to MHHYFRYYGLPHDIHYRRFPMNVNGDFVFMQRFTPPRPTEEILLLHGFMEHVGLLAPFIRSLTDQGKSVSAVDFQGHGLSGGERHRVDSFREYEATLRKALDKLDEVNIHPRVIIGHSTGAGVAAHYILSERDLHWRKLILVAPLARSRGWQPAKLGYYAANMFVEEIPRRYRENSSDPAYVEKQRSDPLRSSRIPLAWVRAMFEWERRFRKLPPHSIDVDIIQGTDDRTVAWEHNLRFFNEKFPNATIALIEKGKHQLLNEGEPIRSMVYHLIHRSICTADRPNINFP; encoded by the coding sequence TTGCATCATTATTTCCGTTATTATGGATTACCCCACGATATCCATTATCGCCGCTTTCCGATGAATGTTAATGGTGATTTTGTTTTTATGCAGCGCTTCACGCCTCCCCGGCCTACGGAAGAAATTTTACTTTTGCATGGCTTTATGGAACATGTTGGATTGCTTGCTCCATTTATCCGGTCATTGACCGATCAAGGAAAAAGCGTGTCAGCAGTAGATTTTCAAGGGCACGGCCTTTCCGGAGGAGAACGGCATCGGGTGGATAGTTTTCGGGAATATGAGGCAACACTAAGAAAAGCACTGGATAAGCTGGACGAAGTGAACATTCACCCGCGTGTCATTATCGGCCACAGCACAGGCGCTGGGGTGGCAGCACATTACATACTATCGGAACGGGACTTGCATTGGCGCAAATTAATTCTCGTCGCTCCGTTGGCACGCTCTCGCGGGTGGCAGCCTGCTAAACTCGGATATTACGCCGCCAATATGTTTGTGGAGGAAATTCCGAGGCGCTACCGGGAGAATTCATCAGACCCGGCCTATGTGGAAAAACAGCGCTCCGATCCTTTGCGATCCTCGCGGATTCCACTTGCTTGGGTGCGAGCAATGTTTGAATGGGAGAGGCGCTTTCGGAAACTTCCGCCCCATTCGATAGACGTTGACATTATACAGGGAACGGATGATCGGACAGTAGCCTGGGAGCATAATTTGCGTTTTTTTAATGAAAAATTTCCAAATGCCACGATCGCGCTGATTGAAAAAGGAAAGCATCAATTGCTTAATGAAGGCGAGCCGATTCGTTCCATGGTCTATCATTTAATTCACCGAAGCATCTGCACAGCGGATCGCCCAAATATTAATTTCCCGTAA